The DNA region GTTTAATGCGTTAGCTGCGCCACCGAACAGTAAACTGCCCGACGGCTAACATTCATCGTTTACGGCGTGGACTACCAGGGTATCTAATCCTGTTTGCTCCCCACGCTTTCGCACCTCAGCGTCAGTAATGGACCAGTGAGCCGCCTTCGCCACTGGTGTTCCTCCGAATATCTACGAATTTCACCTCTACACTCGGAATTCCACTCACCTCTTCCATACTCCAGACACCCAGTATCAAAGGCAGTTCCAGAGTTGAGCTCTGGGATTTCACCCCTGACTTAAATGTCCGCCTACGTGCGCTTTACGCCCAGTAAATCCGAACAACGCTAGCCCCCTTCGTATTACCGCGGCTGCTGGCACGAAGTTAGCCGGGGCTTCTTCTCCGGATACCGTCATTATCTTCTCCGGTGAAAGAGCTTTACAACCCTAGGGCCTTCATCACTCACGCGGCATGGCTGGATCAGGCTTGCGCCCATTGTCCAATATTCCCCACTGCTGCCTCCCGTAGGAGTTTGGGCCGTGTCTCAGTCCCAATGTGGCTGATCATCCTCTCAGACCAGCTATGGATCGTCGCCTTGGTAGGCCTTTACCCCACCAACTAGCTAATCCAACGCGGGCCGATCCCTTACCGATAAATCTTTCCCCCGAAGGGCACATACGGTATTAGCACACGTTTCCATGCGTTATTCCGTAGTAAAGGGTACGTTCCCACGCGTTACTCACCCGTCTGCCGCTCCCCTTGCGGGGCGCTCGACTTGCATGTGTTAAGCCTGCCGCCAGCGTTCGTTCTGAGCCAGGATCAAACTCTCATGTTGAGAATTCAATCATTGGCATTTACGTCACGTTCTGAATCGACGAGAACTTCACACCTGTTTTCTAAACGCTCAGACCTAAGCCAAAGCGCCAAAAACCAGTGTAACTTCTCTTGATAAACGTGACCGCCAAAGTCTCTTTCAAAGAACCGGTATCGCTACCAGTCCCGCAAGCTCCGCCGCCCACGTTTCTCTTTCTTCTCATCTTCAATTGTCAAATAACAGACCAGAACCAAATCCAGTCACCAGTCCCCAAAGCCAAAACCCGAAAGTCTCAGCCAGCAATCAGCAATCCAGCCAATCCGGAAACCTCAGAGCGAGTAACTTCGTCGCCAGCAGCGCCGCCGCCCTCGTTCAGTGACGCGGCTTATAGACCCCGCCCCACGAACTAGTCAACACCACCAATCCAACTTTTTTGACATTTTTGTAACAGACTGTTTTCACAAGGGATTTTAAGGCAGATTTATTCACAGGCCCGCCCTTCACCGCGCTTGCTTGAAGGAAATCTTTATCGACTGGTCAAAAATCGCGAAAATCCACCTGTTTGCCGGCCAAAAATTATTCAAAAACAGCCGTGAACGGCGGATTTATGGTTAATCAACGGTAAAGATCAGCCCGAAACAGCGACCGTGGCCGATATCACCCGAAATCGGAACCTAATGCGGCGTTTCGTGTTTTTCTTCCATTGCAGGAAAGGAGACCGATATGCCTACCAATACCGAAGACATCCGTGCATCCGTCAGCAAGGACATCACTGCGCTTCAACAGGAAGTGTCGCGCCTGCAGAAGATGATTTCCGCTCAGGGCGCCGAAGCCTATTACGAAGTACGCGATCGCGCCGGCAAAGCCTATGATGAATCGCTCCCTCGTGCCAGGAACGCCGTTGCCCAGCTCCGTGCCGAGAGCAAAGCCGCAGCAGGTGCTGCGCGCGAACATGCGGCGGCAACGACAACCGCATTGGCGCTCGCCGGCGCCTTGGGATTCCTCGCCGGCTACCTGATGAGCGGTTATCAGCAGCCCGAGCCGCGCAATTGGTGGCGGTAGCGGTCAGGACGATTGCCGCAATGCACAATAAAGATGACTTTTTGAAGGGCCCCTAACCCGGAATTCGTTAGGGCCCATAAACACTTACGTCTTAGAAAAACCAATTTTTAATGACATGAGGACGATCATAATAATGAGGGAGGATAAACCATGGAAAACAAGAAGGCGCATTGTATCATCGAGGTCAGCGTCGACAGCGCGAACGGTCGCCATGCAGTTGGCATCATGAACATGCGCCAGGCACTCGAATTGCCCGAAATGCCGAGCCTGACCTACACCCATCCTGATCCGGTAAAAGCCGCCGCAGGCATCGTGGTCAATCGTCAGGAGCTGGCAGGCTACCTCGCCTGCCGGTAAGGCCGGCAGGCTTTAAAAAATATCATGAACGTAGCCGCCGTCGCGGACGACCCGTTCGGCTGCAGTTCAACACGCGCGCTCCCCTTCATTATTCCTTTGAGTTTCCGCCGCCTTCGCTGGTATCTGTCTGCCGTTCGTGCAAAAAAGCGGCATCGCAATCGAACAAGGACTGCTGAGTGAGGGAGCGGCGCCCACCGCAGAAATCGCATGAACGCGGGAAAGCCAACGCGGATGCCGGCGGCAAGCGGGTCACCCTGCCCCGCGCCCTTTCGAAGCTTGGTTATTGCTCCCGTACCCAGGCCGAGCGCCTGATCGGCGAAGGCCGTGTTGCGGTCAATGGGCGGATTATCCGGAATCTCGACGCCTGGGTCGATCTTTCATTCGCAAAACTCGAAGTCGATGGCGCACCGATCGCCGCCGAGGCGAAAATCTACCTGATGCTGAATAAGCCGCGCGGGCTTGTGACGACCCGGCACGATCCAGAAGGGCGCCCGACGGTCTATGACTGTCTGAAGGAATTCGAGATTCCGCATCTTTCGCCGGTCGGCCGGCTCGATAAGGCAAGCGAAGGCCTGCTGCTCTTCACCAACGATACTGAATTCGCGCAGGCCCTGCTCGATCCGATCACCCATGTGACCAAGACCTACCATGTACAGGTCGACCGCATCATGGATGCGGAATCGCTCGCCGAAATGACATACGGCATCCGGAACGACGGCGAAGTGCTGACGGCGACGGCGGCACGGCTCCTGCGGAGCGGCGATAGGAACTCCTGGATTGAGGTGGAACTCGACGAGGGCCGCAACCGGCAGATTCGCCGCATGCTCGAAGCCACGGGCGCCGAGTGCCTGCGGCTGGTGCGGGTTGCGATCGGCGGGCTTGATCTCGGAGAACTGCCGAAGGGCTCGGTCCGCACATTGACCGAGGCGGAACTGCGCGACCTGAAGCGGCGGGCGGGCATGGAAAGAACAGGGCGGAATTGATGCAGATGGATGACATCACGCCGCATGATTTCTGGCAGGAGCTCCATCCGCCGGGCAGCTTCCCGACGGATGGCGATTTCACCTCATTCTATGTTGCGGAACTGGAGGACGGCCGCCAGCTCCGTCTGCCGATCCGGGCGCTTGCCGACGGCGAACACGCGCTCGCCTCGCTCATCGTCAACCAGGCGAGCTTCGCCGTACTCGATGCGCTGGCCGGGCAACTGGCGGCAAAGATCGATCACTTCGACATCGACATCGTCGCGGGCCTGCCGACGCTCGGGTTGACCCTTGCTGCCGCCGTTGCGCAAAAGCTCGGACACGCGCGTTACGTGCCCTTCGGAACCTCCCGGAAATTCTGGTATCGCGACGACCTTTCGGTCTCCCTGTCGTCGATCACCACGCCGGAGCAGCAGAAGCGTCTTTATATAGACCCGCGTATGCTGCCGCTGCTTCAGGGCCGCCGTGTCGCGCTGATCGACGATGTCATCTCCAGCGGCAGCTCGATCGTCTCCGGTCTGCAACTGGTGGAGGCCTGCGGCATCGAGCCCGCCGTCATTGCCGCAGCGATGCTGCAATCCGGACGCTGGCGGGAGAAGCTTGCCGCTACAGGCGCCCAATGGCCCGATCGCACTGTCGGCGTCTTTGCGACGCCGTTGCTCGAAAGGACGGCAGAGGGCCGCTGGCGCGCGCCCACCGCCTGATCGTGCGCAACATGAGGATTGTTCGACCTTTCCTCGCGCCCTCCCTATACAGCCCCCATCGAATGGCTACATTCCGCTGACGGTTGAAACGCGAGCCCACACATGACGTTCGAGCAAGCATCCCTGCTGATCCTTCTCTCGGCGATGCTCATTCTGTTCTCGCTGGACCGTGTCCGCATCGAGGTCGTGGCGATCGGCGGCCTGCTTGCCGGATATGTGCTCGGGCTTTACCGCGCCGATCAGGTCTTCGCCGGTTTCGCAAGCCCCGTCGTCATCACAGTCATCGAGATTCTGTTGATTGTTCAGGTGCTCGCTCACGCCAAACTGTTCGATAGCCTCTCTGTGCGTTTTGCCGCCATCGGACTATCTGGCTTCGCGGTCATCGCCAGCCTTTCGGTGATCACCGGTTTCATCTCGATCTTCATGAACAACATCGGCGCCTTCGCGATCATGCTGCCCGTCGCGATCCGCATCGGCGCCGCCATGAATATCCCGCAGCGTCAGCTTATCATGCCGCTTTCCTTCGCAGCACTTCTCGGCGGCCTCATATCGCTAATCGGAACGCCGGCCAATCTGCTGGTCAGCGATGCATTGGCCAAGGCAACGGGCGCCGGCTTTCATTTCTTCGACTTTGCCTATGTAGGCCTCCCCGTCGCGATCGCTGGAATTCTGCTGATGGCCGCCTTCGTTCCGCTTCTGCTTCCGGAAGCGGACGGCCAGCCTGCCGATGCGCCGCCAGCCCGGCGGCGCATCGTGACGGAACGGCGCATTCCTGAGGGTTCGCCGCTTGCCGGCGTGCGGCTTCTCGATTGCCCCCGCCTCTTTGAAATCCAGCCGCACGCATTGATCCGCAGCGGCCAGTTCGTCTTCGGTCCGCTCGATCAGTCGACCATCGCGGCAGGCGATACCTTGCTTGCCGAAGGCGCCGACACGGTCTTTGCCGATCTGGCAGCCTCGGCGGCGCTCGTTCCGGAAATCGATGTGAATGGATTGCAGCCGGATTTCACCCGGATTGAAGCCGTTGTCATGCCGGAGAGCACGCTGGTGGGCTCGCGCATCCGCTCACTGGAGGTCTTCAAAAGCCGGAACGTCGCGGTTGCCGCACTCTCCATGCGGTCGCCACGGATTGAGGGCCGCTTCGAGGATCTGCAGCTCTCGATCGGCGATATCCTTGTGCTCGAAGGCCCGGCCGAGGCGGTTGCCGAAGCGCTTGAAGAATGCGAGTGCCTGCCGCTCGCCTCCCAGCCCGCAGGCGAGGCGATGTCGAATGCTTGGCTGCCCTTCGTGATCTTTGCTGCTGGAGTGATGCTTTCCGCTGCCGGTCCCGCCCGCCCGGAGATCGCATTTGCGGCTGTCGTGCTCGCTCTTGCGCTGATGGGCTATCTCAACATCCGTCAGGCCATGGCGGACATTAACTGGCCGATCGTCATCATGCTGGCCGCGATGATCCCGATCGGCTCGGCCGTCGCGACGACGGGCACGGCCGAGATGATCGCCGACTGGCTGAGCCTATTCGTGCCGATATCGATGCCGCTTGCCGGGATCGCACTCCTGCTTTTCATCGCCATGGCACTCACTCCTTTCGTCAACAACGCGACGGTGGCGATCGTGCTCAGCCCCGTGGCGCTGGAATTCGCGGAGGTGGCGCATCATGCCCCGGCGGCGTATCTGATTGCTGTTGCCGCCGGCGCATCGCTCGATTTCCTGACGCCCTTCGGCCACCACAACAATACGCTGGCGATGAGCATCGGCAGCTACCGCGTTTCAGACTTCCTGCGCGCCGGCAGTCCCCTGGCTGTTGCTTCCTATCTTCTCACCGTTCTTCTTGTTGCCCTGATCTGGCTTTGAACGCCATTTGCTTGACATCCCCCGGAATGAAACTAGAGCAAGGATGAACCCGAGCGATAAAGGACCGCCCTGCAGTGCGAATTCTCTCCGAAGCCCATTTCCCCGAACTGCCGAACTATTACCGCGGCAAGGTGCGCGAGAATTACGACCTTCCGGATGGCAGCCGCATCATCATCAGCACCGACCGCCTCAGCGCTTTCGACCGAATCCTGACCTGTGTCCCTTATAAGGGCCAGGTACTGACGCAGACGGCGCGCTACTGGTTTGAGGCGACGAAGGATATCTGCCCGAACCATGTCATCGCTTATCCGGACCCGAATGTCGTCATCGGCAAGCGGCTCGACATCCTGCCCGTCGAGGTCGTCGTGCGCGGTTATCTCGCCGGCACCACCGGCACGTCGATCCTCACTCTTTATAAGAAGGGCGAGCGCGAAATGTACGGCATGCGCCTGCCGGACGGTATGCGTGACAACCAGCGCCTGCCCGAGCCGGTAATCACTCCCACCAGCAAGGAATTCGACGGCGGCCATGACGAGCCGCTGACGCCTGGCGAGATCGTCAGCCGCGGGCTGCTGACGGTGGAACAGTGGGAAATGCTTTCCAGATACGCGCTGGCGCTTTTCGCCCGCGGCCAGGAAATGGCTGCGAAGCGCGGCCTCATCCTTGTCGACACCAAATACGAATTCGGAACGGACAAGGACGGCAATATCATCCTCGCCGACGAAATCCACACGCCGGACAGCAGCCGCTACTGGCTCGCGGACAGCTTTCAGCAGTCCTTCGAAGCGGGCACGCGCCCTGCAAGCTTCGACAAGGATTTCGTCCGCGCCTGGGTCGCCGAACGTTGCGACCCCTATAAAGATGAGATCCCCGAGATCCCGGTCGAACTGATTGAGCAGACCTCGAAGGTTTACATCAAGGCCTATGAGGCGATTACCGCCCGGTCTTTCGTGCCGGATGACAGCGGCGAAACCCCGGTTGCCCGTGTCCGGCGCAACCTTGCGCGCTATTTCCCTTAAAAGTCCGGGACGAACCGCCCGAAAGCAGCCTCTACGCTTGCGGGTTTTCGCCTGAAGGCGCTAACATCGGCAAATAAGAGGTGCCGGCCGGAAAGGCCAGCGGGGGAACGAATGGCACGAAGGCCGCGGCGCAAGGCCGAGGAAACGCGGGAAGACATTCTGTCGATGGCCGAATTGCTGTTCCGCCAGCGCGGTTTCGTCGCCGTATCGATCGCCGACATCGCCTCCTCCCTCGGCATGTCGCCGGCAAATGTCTTCAAGCATTTTCATTCGAAAGTGGCGCTCGTCGATGCCATCGCCGAGCGGCATCTCGGCAGCGCTACCGAGCGCTTCGGCTCTTTCGACCGAAATCTGCCGCCGAAAGAGCAACTGCTGCGTTTCGTGCTTCGGCTTCTCGACAGCCACCTTAAGGACATTCAGGAAAACCCCTACATCTTCGAAATGGTGCTGACGACAGTTCAGGCGAAGCTTGAAGCGGGTAATCGCTACCGCGAGCGAATCGAGCAGAAACTCCAAGAAATCATCCGCGACGGGGTTAGCTCAGGCCGTTATAAATGTGCTGATCCCCGTCGCGCCGCCCATACCGTTGCCGATGTCCTTGCATCGGTGCTGCACCCCGTGCTGATCGCCCGTGACGATAAGGATGCACTCGTACGCAGGGCTGAGGAGATCGTCTGTTTTGTGGATACTGCACTGCAAAATAGCGCTTGCTAAGTGACGATCATTGAATTACGTCACTTCGGAAATCTTTTCTTAAGTTCGGATCGAAGGGTATTTGAATCCCGGTAATCACGCTCCTTATATGGGGGCAGCGCTCCTCGATGGAGCCGATGATCCGATCCGCAAATGCCAACCGCAAGGGACTTCAGCATGATACGGCGTGGCTTCATCATTTCTTCAGCTTTGTTGCTGGGCGCATTACTCACGGCCTGCAGCGACAACGGCAACAACCAGGCCGGCGGCACCGGTGCGCCTGGAGCGGCGGCACAGCAGGCAGCCCCCGTCGGCGTCTTGGCGCTGGAGAAGGACACTTTCCCGGTCACGACGATCCTTCCGGGTCGGGCCGAGGCCTATCAGACGGCTGATATCCGCCCGCAGGTCAGTGGTATCATTCGCGAAATCGCCTTCAGGGAAGGTAGCGAAGTCAAGAAAGGCGACCTTCTCTACCAGATCGAAGACGCGCCTTATGTTGCAGCCGTCGAACAGGCCAGGGCGGCAATCGCCAAGGCCGAAGCCAGCGTGCCGAGCGCGCAGAGCAATTTCGACCGCTACCAGCGTCTCGTCGGCAGCGGCGCAACGCAGATCGAATTCGAAACGGCAAAGACCACTCTTCTCCAGGCGCATGCCGAGGTTGAATCGGCCAAGGCCGCCCTTGCCGCTGCGCAGATCGATCTCGACCACACGAAGATCATGGCCCCGTTCGACGGCGTCATCGACCAGACGATCTATAACGTGGGTAACGTCGTTGCCGCCAACCAGACGACGGCGCTGACGACGATCCGCCAGCTTGACCCGATCTACGTTTCGCTGACGGAATCGAGCACCAATCTCCTCAGGCTGCGCGATGCCATGGCATCCGGCACAGTTCGGGACGGAGGCGGAAATGTCGCCTTCCGGCTCATCCTGGAAAACGGCAAGGAATACGCCCAAACGGGCAAGCTGGATATGTCGAAGCAGATCGTCAGCGAGACGACCGGCACCTTCATCATCCGCGTGCTCTTCCCAAATCCGGATCTCGTCATTCTGCCGGGCATGTACGTCCGCGCAACCGTCGAACTCGGCGCCGAAGTCGGCTATGCCCTGCCGCAACTCGCCACCAGCCGTGACGCAACCGGACGCCTGACGGCGCAGTTCATCTCCGCTGACGGCAAGGTCGAGACCCGTGTCTTCGAAAACGCCTCGCCCTCCAATAATTCCTGGCTTGTGACCGACGGCGTGAAGGATGGCGATCAGCTGATCATAAGCGGTCTGCAGTCGATTGCGCCCGGCATGCCGGTCACGCCCGTCCCGATGAAGATCAATGAAAACGGTGTGGTCGTGGCTGCCGAGCAGGCAGCGGCCGGTGACGCCCAGAAGCCGGCCGCGCAGTAAGGCGCGCCCGCCTCGAACGTTGACCCAAGCCGCACAGGAATAATTTGATGGCCAAGTTTTTCATCCGACGCCCGATTTTTGCCTGGGTTATTGCGATCACCATCATGCTCGCGGGCTTGCTCGGCATCTTTACGCTGTCGATCTCGCAATATCCGGACATCGCGCCCACCACGGTGCGCATCAACGCCACCTATCGCGGTGCGAGTGCCGAAACCGTCGAGAAATCGGTGACGACGATCATCGAAGACGGTATGACCGGCCTCGACGATCTCACATACATGACGTCGACCTCGTCGACCGGTTCGGCCAGCATCTCGCTGACTTTCGGAACAAGCGCCGACCCGGACATCGCGCAGGTTCAGGTTCAGAACAAGCTGCAGCTCGTTCAATCGCAGCTTCCCGACGACGTCATCGATGCCGGCATCAGCGTCACGCGCTCGACGTCCAGTATCCTGCTGGTCGGTTCGCTGGTTTCGACCGATGGAAAGCGGAATTCCGTCGATCTCGGCAACATCCTGTCGAATCAGATCGAAGATCAGATCCAGCGCCTCGAAGGCGTGGGCAGCATCAATATCTTCGGTTCAGGCTACGCCATGCGCGTCTGGCTCGATCCCTTCAAGCTGCAGAAGTACCAGCTGACGCCGAGCGACGTGACCTCCGCCATCGAGGCGCAGAACACGCAGGTCTCTGTCGGCTCCCTCGGCGCGCAGCCGCTCGTCGAAGGCCAGCAGCTGAACGTGACGATCACGGCGCAGAGCCAGCTGACGACGGTCGCAGATTTCGAGCGGATCATTCTGAAAGTGGAAAAGGACGGCTCCACCGTCCGCCTCAGCGACGTCTCGCGCGTCGAAATCGGCCAGGAAAGCTACGGCGGTTCATCGCGCTACAACGGCCAGCCGTCGAGCGGCTTCGCCGTCAATCTCGCGATAGGCGCCAACGCCATTGACACCGCAGAGCGCGTTCGTTCGGCGCTCGACACGATCGGCCGCGGCCTACCGGAAGGCGTCGAGATCACCTATCCTTACGACACGACGCCCTTCGTTGAACTGTCTATCGAGAAGGTCGTCCACACCCTCATCGAAGCGATCGTTCTCGTCTTCGTGGTTCTTCTTGTCTTCCTGCAGAACCTGCGCGCGACGCTGATCCCGACCATCGCCGTGCCGGTGGTCCTGCTTGGTACCTTCGGCATTCTTGCGGCAACGGGATACTCAATCAACACTCTGACCATGTTCGCCATGGTTCTTGCGATCGGCCTTCTCGTCGACGACGCTATCGTCGTTGTCGAGAACGTCGAGCGCATCATGTCGGAGGAAAAGCTGTCGCCGCTTGAGGCGACCGAGAAGTCGATGGGCGAAATCACCGGCGCCATCGTCGGCATCGCGCTGGTTCTGACCGCCGTCTTCATTCCGATGGCCTTTTTCGGCGGCTCCACCGGCATCATCTACCGTCAGTTCTCGGTCACCATCGTTTCGGCCATGCTGCTTTCGGCCCTCGTCGCCGTCGTGCTGACGCCGGCGCTCTGCGCGAGCATGCTGAAACCCGTCGGCGAACACAAGAAACACCGCATCGGCGACTGGTTCAACCGCAACTTCACGCGGTCGACCAACGGCTATGTCCGCACTATCGGCTATCTGCTGAAGCGTCCGATCCGGGTCATGCTGGTGTTCCTGCTTGTCGGCGCCGGTTGTGCCTATCTCTTCACGCGCCTGCCGAGCTCGTTCCTGCCGCAGGAAGACCAGGGCGTTCTGCTGACGATCGTCACTACACCACCCGGCTCGACCACGCAGCAAACGCAGGCGGTCGTAGAGAAGGTCGAGAGATACTATCGCGAAAACGAGAAGGACGCCGTCGAATCGGTCTTTGGCGCCCTCGGCTTCGGCTTCAACGGCTCCGGCCAGAACAGCGCGATCGTCTTCACCAAGCTCAAGGATTTTTCACTTCGTAGCGATCCCAATCAGCACGCGCAGGCGATCGTGACGCGCGCTCTGAAGACCTTCTTCACCTTCCGCGAAGCACAGGTCTTTGCGCTGCTGCCGCCGGCGATCCAGGGTCTCGGTGTATCCAGCGGCTTCTCGATGTATCTCGTCGACACCGGCGGACACGGCACGGCTGCACTCGACACCGCCTCCAAGCAGCTGATCCAGATGGCCAATGCCAGCGGCAGGGTGGTTGCTCTCCGCAGCAACAACAAGGAGGTCGAGCCGCAGATGAAGATCGTCATCGATCAGGAGAAGATTGGTGCCATGGGCGTCGATATCTCCGCGGTCAATGCGATGCTTTCCGTTATCTTTACCGGCCGCGACGTCAACGACTTCACGCTGAACGGCGAGATCAAGCCGGTCTACGTGCAGGGCGACGCGCCCTTCCGGATGCAGCCGACCGATCTCGACCACTGGTACGCCCGCAACAGTTCGGGTGAAATGGTACCTTTCTCCGCCTTCACGACGACGGAATGGGTCAAGGGTGCGCCGACGCTTGCCCGCTTCAACGCGGTGAGCGCAATCCCGCTCGAAGGCGCTTCGGCGCCGGGTGTCAGCTCCGGTGATGCGATGGACGAGATGGAGACCCTGACGGCGCAGCTCGGCGGCGGCTACACGGTCGCCTGGCAGGGCATTTCCTATCAGGAACGGCTCTCGGGCTCGCAGGCGCCTATGCTCTACGCCATCTCCGTGCTCGTCGTGTTCCTCTGCCTCGCAGCGCTCTATGAAAGCTGGTCGATCCCCTTCTCGGTCATCATGGCGGTGCCTGTCGGCGTACTCGGCGCGCTGACCGCCGCGACCCTCTTCGGGCAGGCGAACGACGTCTACTTCAAGGTCGGTCTTCTGACGACGATAGGTCTGGCGGCAAAGAACGCGATTCTGATCGTCGAATTCGCCAAGGACCGGATGGAGACCGGAATGGGCCTCTTCGAGGCGACGCTGGAGGCGGCAAGGCTGCGTTTGCGTCCGATCATCATGACCTCGCTTGCCTTCATTCTGGGCGTCGTGCCTCTTGCCGTCGCAACTGGCGCGGGTTCCGCAGCCCAGAACGCTATCGGCATCGGTGTCCTCGGCGGCATGCTCGCGGCGACTGCGCTCGGGATTTTCTTCGTGCCGTCCTTCTTCGTCGTCATCCGCCGCCTCTTCTCCCGCCGCCGGAAAATTGGGGCGTGAGTGTGATAAAAATGCACTGCCAGAATGAAAGACTCGTTGATACATTGCCCGCGGACTGCTTCGGCATGGTGTACCTCGTTGGGACGAAGCGTGGCCGACGGCAAAGCATGATGCTTTTGGCAAGAATTGAGACTTGGTCGAGTTACAGGAAGAAATGAATGGTATCTCTTCGTTTTGCCACACCGGCACTTTTGCTTTTGCTTGCAGGCTGCGTGAGTGGCCCGGATCACACGCCGCCTGAGATGCCTTTGCCGGCAAAGTTCGGCGAGGGCGGGAAGAAGGAGATCGGCGATGTTGCGACGGTGGCCTGGTGGTCGGCCTATCGCGACAAGCAGCTCGACAGCCTGGTGGCGCGCGGCATCGACCAGAACCTCGACGTGCTGCAGGCGATGGAGCGCATCAATTCGGCGTCCTCCAATGTGACGGTTGCCGGCGCCGGCTCGCTGCCGAGCCTGGTGGTCGGCGCCTCGCACACGGTGTCGGGCCAGATGGGCTCGGAGCGCACCCGGGTGGGCGCCACCAACACCACCGGCGGCGACGCCAACGTCTCCTGGCTGCTCGACCTCTTCGGCCAGTACCGCCGCTCCAAGGAAAGCGCGCTTGCCTCGCTCGATTCGGCCTATGCCAGCGCCGACGTCGCGCGGCTGGCCTTCCTGCAGGACCTCGTCTCGACCTATATCGACGCCCGCTTCTTCCAGGAGCGCATCGCGCTGTCGAAGGCCAACCTGCAATCGCGCCGGGAGACCTATGACCTCACCAAGTTCCAGCTGGAAGCCGGGGCAGCCTCCAGGCTCGACGTCGTCCAGGCCGAGGGCCTGGTGCAGTCGACGCAGGCCGAAATCCCTAATCTCGAAACCAACTTCCGCGTCTCGGCGCATCACATCGCCACGCTGCTCGGTCTGCCGGCGTCGGCGCTGATGGCCGAGCTGCAGAAGGGTGCTTCCCAGCCGATCTACCGTGCCGGCATCATCTCCGGCATTCCGGCCGACCTGATCCGCAACCGTCCCGACATCCGCGTGGCCGAGCGCAATCTGGCGGCGGCGACCGCCAATATCGGCGTCGCCCAATCGCAGCTTTATCCGTCGATCTCGCTCTCCGGCGCGATCTCGCCGACCTGGGTCAACCCGGCCGGCGGCAGCGGCGGCGGCCTGACCACCTGGTCGTTCGGCCCGACGCTCAGCCTGCCGATCTTCGACGGCGGCCGCCTGCGCGCCAATGTCGACATCGCCAAGTCGGACGCCAAAACCGCCTATCTCGCCTGGAAGGCGGCAGTGCTCAACGCCGTCGAGGAGGTGGAGAACGCGCTGTCGGCGGTACGCCGCGACGCCCAGACGGTGGAAGCGCTGCGCGCCCAGGTCAAGACGACGCAGGAATCGCTGGAACTGTCGACGGCGAGCTACAAGGACGGCGCCTCCTCGCTGCTCGACGTGCTCGACGCCCAGCGCCAGGTGTCGCTCGCCCAGGCAAGTCTTGCCGCTTCGGTGCAGCAGATGGCCAAGGACTACGTCTCGCTCAACGTCGCCATCGGCGGCGGCTATGCCCCGGGCGGCAAGGTCAACGCCGTCTCCGCCGCTGTGGCAAAGGGACCCACAAAGAGCTGAGCAAGCCATTTCTACGAGTGACAAAAAGCCCCGCAATGCGGGGCTTTTTTATTGCTTCTCGAAAATTCCCGTGTGCAACCGCG from Rhizobium sullae includes:
- a CDS encoding pseudouridine synthase, which translates into the protein MRERRPPQKSHERGKANADAGGKRVTLPRALSKLGYCSRTQAERLIGEGRVAVNGRIIRNLDAWVDLSFAKLEVDGAPIAAEAKIYLMLNKPRGLVTTRHDPEGRPTVYDCLKEFEIPHLSPVGRLDKASEGLLLFTNDTEFAQALLDPITHVTKTYHVQVDRIMDAESLAEMTYGIRNDGEVLTATAARLLRSGDRNSWIEVELDEGRNRQIRRMLEATGAECLRLVRVAIGGLDLGELPKGSVRTLTEAELRDLKRRAGMERTGRN
- a CDS encoding phosphoribosyltransferase is translated as MTPHDFWQELHPPGSFPTDGDFTSFYVAELEDGRQLRLPIRALADGEHALASLIVNQASFAVLDALAGQLAAKIDHFDIDIVAGLPTLGLTLAAAVAQKLGHARYVPFGTSRKFWYRDDLSVSLSSITTPEQQKRLYIDPRMLPLLQGRRVALIDDVISSGSSIVSGLQLVEACGIEPAVIAAAMLQSGRWREKLAATGAQWPDRTVGVFATPLLERTAEGRWRAPTA
- a CDS encoding SLC13 family permease; this translates as MTFEQASLLILLSAMLILFSLDRVRIEVVAIGGLLAGYVLGLYRADQVFAGFASPVVITVIEILLIVQVLAHAKLFDSLSVRFAAIGLSGFAVIASLSVITGFISIFMNNIGAFAIMLPVAIRIGAAMNIPQRQLIMPLSFAALLGGLISLIGTPANLLVSDALAKATGAGFHFFDFAYVGLPVAIAGILLMAAFVPLLLPEADGQPADAPPARRRIVTERRIPEGSPLAGVRLLDCPRLFEIQPHALIRSGQFVFGPLDQSTIAAGDTLLAEGADTVFADLAASAALVPEIDVNGLQPDFTRIEAVVMPESTLVGSRIRSLEVFKSRNVAVAALSMRSPRIEGRFEDLQLSIGDILVLEGPAEAVAEALEECECLPLASQPAGEAMSNAWLPFVIFAAGVMLSAAGPARPEIAFAAVVLALALMGYLNIRQAMADINWPIVIMLAAMIPIGSAVATTGTAEMIADWLSLFVPISMPLAGIALLLFIAMALTPFVNNATVAIVLSPVALEFAEVAHHAPAAYLIAVAAGASLDFLTPFGHHNNTLAMSIGSYRVSDFLRAGSPLAVASYLLTVLLVALIWL
- a CDS encoding phosphoribosylaminoimidazolesuccinocarboxamide synthase; translation: MRILSEAHFPELPNYYRGKVRENYDLPDGSRIIISTDRLSAFDRILTCVPYKGQVLTQTARYWFEATKDICPNHVIAYPDPNVVIGKRLDILPVEVVVRGYLAGTTGTSILTLYKKGEREMYGMRLPDGMRDNQRLPEPVITPTSKEFDGGHDEPLTPGEIVSRGLLTVEQWEMLSRYALALFARGQEMAAKRGLILVDTKYEFGTDKDGNIILADEIHTPDSSRYWLADSFQQSFEAGTRPASFDKDFVRAWVAERCDPYKDEIPEIPVELIEQTSKVYIKAYEAITARSFVPDDSGETPVARVRRNLARYFP
- a CDS encoding TetR family transcriptional regulator; its protein translation is MARRPRRKAEETREDILSMAELLFRQRGFVAVSIADIASSLGMSPANVFKHFHSKVALVDAIAERHLGSATERFGSFDRNLPPKEQLLRFVLRLLDSHLKDIQENPYIFEMVLTTVQAKLEAGNRYRERIEQKLQEIIRDGVSSGRYKCADPRRAAHTVADVLASVLHPVLIARDDKDALVRRAEEIVCFVDTALQNSAC
- a CDS encoding efflux RND transporter periplasmic adaptor subunit, translating into MIRRGFIISSALLLGALLTACSDNGNNQAGGTGAPGAAAQQAAPVGVLALEKDTFPVTTILPGRAEAYQTADIRPQVSGIIREIAFREGSEVKKGDLLYQIEDAPYVAAVEQARAAIAKAEASVPSAQSNFDRYQRLVGSGATQIEFETAKTTLLQAHAEVESAKAALAAAQIDLDHTKIMAPFDGVIDQTIYNVGNVVAANQTTALTTIRQLDPIYVSLTESSTNLLRLRDAMASGTVRDGGGNVAFRLILENGKEYAQTGKLDMSKQIVSETTGTFIIRVLFPNPDLVILPGMYVRATVELGAEVGYALPQLATSRDATGRLTAQFISADGKVETRVFENASPSNNSWLVTDGVKDGDQLIISGLQSIAPGMPVTPVPMKINENGVVVAAEQAAAGDAQKPAAQ